The genomic region GCAAGACCCTCGCCCAGGTGACTTCCCTGGCCGAGCTCAAGGAGCGCCTCGCCCTCATCGCAGATTCCGACGAGCTCGCGCAGCACGCGGACGACGCCCGCGGACGCCAAGGCTCCGCAGGCAAGATCGCACTGCCGGAAGGCTGGCTCGACGACCCCGAGGACGACACGGTGCCCGAGGGCGCCGAGATTGAAAATAACGGCGGGTAAAACGCGGCGCGTTAAGTAGCATGAACCACATGCTTCGCACTGTGTATAGGGAACATCTCGAGGTTTTTCACAAGGACGTCCTCGAGGTGTGCGACACCGTGCGCGAAATCATGGACTACGCCTCCGCAGCCGTGCTCGAGCAATCCCTCGAGGATGCCGAAGAGGCACTGGGTTACCTGGACTCCCTGCAGGAGGCCATCCAGCGCTGCGAGGACCACAGCATGCGCCTGTTGGCCCTGCAAAGCCCAGTGGGCAAGGACCTGCGTCAGGTCATCTCCGCCATCTACATTGTGGAAAGCTTCGACCGCATGGGCTCGCTGGCCAAAAACATCGCCCTGCTGGCCCGCCAGCGCCACCCCGCCCGCATCTACCCGAAGGCGCTGCAGGGATACGTCGAAGAGCTCGCCCGGCTGGTGCAAGAGATGGGCGCGGCCACCCGCAAACTGCTCGTCGACCCCGACGCCGACGCAGCTGTTGAGCTACACACGATCGACGAAGGCGTCGACGACATGAAGGCGTTCCTCACTGCCCTGGTCTCCGACCGGAAGTGGGAGTACTCCACCCGCGAAGCCGTCGACGTGGCTATGCTCGCGCGCTACTACGAGCGGTACGCGGACCGGTGCGTCAGCGTTGCCAGCCGCATGGTCTTTCTCATCACCGGGCTCAAGCCGGAGGCATACCTGCGCCAGCGCGACGACGAGGACTACGACCCGGAAGCCAAGTTCGCCACCATCGAACGGAGGTTCCGCAACCACCAGTAGCGCCACGAGCCGAAATAGGGCGACGCCCCTTCGGCGCTGCCCTGTTACGGGGCACCGAAGGGGCGTCGTCAAGCAGGGATGCTTTAGCCGAAGCGACCGGAGATGTAGTCCTCCGTCTCCTTCTGCTGCGGGTTTTCGAAGATGGTGGTGGTGTCGTTGAACTCCACCAGGTGGCCCGGCTTGCCGGTTGCCTCGAGGGAGAAGAACGCGGTCTTGTCGGACACACGTGCAGCCTGCTGCATGTTGTGGGTCACGATGACGATGGTGAAGTCGTTCTTCAGCTCGTGGATGAGGTCCTCCACGG from Corynebacterium fournieri harbors:
- a CDS encoding phosphate signaling complex PhoU family protein; amino-acid sequence: MLRTVYREHLEVFHKDVLEVCDTVREIMDYASAAVLEQSLEDAEEALGYLDSLQEAIQRCEDHSMRLLALQSPVGKDLRQVISAIYIVESFDRMGSLAKNIALLARQRHPARIYPKALQGYVEELARLVQEMGAATRKLLVDPDADAAVELHTIDEGVDDMKAFLTALVSDRKWEYSTREAVDVAMLARYYERYADRCVSVASRMVFLITGLKPEAYLRQRDDEDYDPEAKFATIERRFRNHQ